From a single Pseudorasbora parva isolate DD20220531a chromosome 15, ASM2467924v1, whole genome shotgun sequence genomic region:
- the kif26bb gene encoding kinesin-like protein KIF26B — MRNQTGFCETTGSQRFMMTNVKMGPVLKGHSAQKERPSPEGAGSSAYDSHAGPWTGCAGSLPTPLTHTLARSKWPKESLNGYSPEYNSIKSTGTKRETLFNTGHLCKKCTSLFNIFKGEALKQVIDGNLSTKDPKVFIHLYESMKPPASTVEAWGNVDGRCGVCSTHFSQLKQEAIRTILTQDRAIWAPPSTANISSTSLDSGSQTLPRTSSHRSVISDPHQRPSNAGPDSWIKGRQHLEALWPLSTCKGISSVPQKSSQSPLHAGKVFEKENVTSTALCNYGASQPSRSSSMSSLLPAGTSAALSFFVRAAQKLNVMVRRGRHFSESGASQHLTNFSSLLQKSPPPVPANIFQAASKSRETPGMGKVKVMLRVCSVPESDPSQSYSFKLDRHKKQITVLNVPTFPPQRQTAGTTVSSKTFTFDAAFGHDSTQAEVCENSLCEVLQCVVAGADGCILSFGQTSVGMSYTMIGHDGCTQSLGVIPCAISWLFKLINRKKDKTWASISVSVSAVEVCGENNAIRDLLSDVDAGNCKETYKPDAFLLEDPVCGLQFCEHSVLDAPTPERAAFLLDAAIASRSGTVDSGGRPLHCCHMFFTLYVRQQHIGSSTKSGMNVDQSKLSLIDLGSCVGEKGESNCGVCLAELGNFITANLNRQKHVPNRESKLAMVLQDSLSNANCSTTIIAHISTSTEDLTESLCTMQTVSRMRRQKKKTRKSSSSSPGGRSLGNERKINNSTKMRFQSTGTLDHDLTSPGFSSDPAFYPGSDTSCDTIISVDPSGLLDKDITNRSREVLPIIPSLLRSKLESKKLSLMKFCEISPPIANRMKQISKEKVKEESTPPILQDKSDFECLKCNTFAELQNRLGNIDGTELDLCNDQQVITMNKPPHLSQIQKKSKSLDIQSLSKREFDSTRQGNSSKTFAIIHKNEEIPSTSNSQIIQTCPPQLDIVKPSDPMLSGQSPSKSKLNNKKMDMMPTALSLKLEDQGPIRLSDLPMQPETRISPVGKSSPRSTSSSSFSSSISSSLSSPPAVSASLNGDVLHCTAKKQRELRATITVTVQQPLDLNGHDELVYTVVEEVTINGATEQGKAKILSIHESHSLQALTPGSQSVRIIGSIGEEQTASFYSTSNAKTPENEVSMASSDAAERHTKINPHIDKASSFIDSKDLPQHDSWSDVPLTEDGKEIPKGANTKLDPHCEVLKCKQNACEITPEHSWLCLNKKKDIKNVPQMNAEHKNPCNPRETLEKKQCAKKDGLVEGNNVTSTYTNSPNLKRKETKEESAIARSAMLKATETKTNTKSHFEESSKLFNAKLKALSGRSQTWDESNSRSSTGSLKGNSSSPRLKSKFLEETAFIDMAPKGLLDEQYFPAQPSPLGFKEDFEDFVRTRASQSLGRVPQFFPMHDANDASRPSKNGNSKTTAVNKFMPSSKIHKMPSLSPKPTRHSINRSLSFSPNGTPVNQSSWSTRSLSRSQDNGGLKSPGAVRKGRVELLRSSRDSLSAFSQGESDLDESEELEMMKSPFVHTLPSPYSRITAPRTPYHCSGHASDTTSVLSGELPPAMCKTALLYNRSSMVSSGYESMLRDSEATISSSSTHNSISDQSCSPGGAKGPRSSKKRANIGSSIRRPSQDNLQSLKRSFSGPKTHRMERGVSESYEIKVYEIDNVDGVQKRGGAGNKGIVLFSAKLKFLEHRQQRIAEVRLKYNALKRELEHAKHHLMVDPGKWSREFDLWQTFEVDSLEHLEALEMVTERLERHVNLCKAHVLMVTSFDVTPKCRQKWHHRPAVDHTTFAGI, encoded by the exons ATGAGGAATCAAACAGGATTTTGTGAAACAACAGGCAGTCAGCGGTTCATG ATGACCAACGTTAAAATGGGTCCCGTGCTCAAGGGTCATTCGGCGCAGAAGGAGCGTCCCTCGCCCGAAGGCGCTGGCTCTTCGGCATATGATTCCCATGCAGGACCTTGGACAGGGTGCGCGGGCTCACTCCCGACACCCCTCACTCACACTCTCGCACGGTCAAAATGGCCCAAAGAATCGTTAAACGGCTACTCTCCTGAATACAACTCCATCAAGTCCACTGGGACGAAAAGAGAGACGTTATTCAACACAGGACATTTGTGTAAAAAGTGCACCTCTCTTTTCAACATATTCAAAGGGGAAGCGTTAAAACAAGTCATTGACGGAAACCTTTCTACCAAA GATCCCAAAGTCTTCATTCATCTTTATGAGAGCATGAAACCACCTGCTAGTACTGTAGAAGCCTGGGGCAACGTGGACGGACGCTGTGGCGTCTGCTCCACTCACTTTAGCCAGTTGAAGCAGGAGGCAATCCGCACGATCCTCACCCAGGACCGGGCCATATGGGCTCCACCTAGCACTGCCAACATCTCATCCACAAGCCTTGACTCAGGCTCACAAACGCTCCCCAGAACCTCAAGCCACCGATCTGTTATCTCTGACCCCCATCAGAGGCCCAGCAATGCAGGGCCGGATAGCTGGATTAAAGGACGTCAACATTTGGAGGCCCTGTGGCCACTGTCTACATGCAAAGGAATCAGTTCAGTGCCTCAAAAG TCCTCCCAGAGTCCTTTACATGCAGGAAAGGTGTTTGAGAAGGAGAATGTGACCTCTACAGCACTATGCAACTACGGCGCCTCACAGCCATCCCGTTCTTCCAGTATGTCCTCTCTGCTCCCTGCAGGAACCTCTGCTGCCTTGTCTTTCTTCGTCAG GGCTGCACAAAAGCTGAATGTGATGGTAAGAAGAGGGAGGCATTTCTCGGAGAGTGGTGCTTCCCAACACCTGACAAACTTCAGTAGCCTCCTGCAGAAGTCTCCTCCTCCAGTACCAGCCAACATTTTTCAAGCTGCTAGTAAGAGCAGGGAAACACCTGGGATGGGGAAG GTCAAAGTGATGCTGCGAGTCTGTTCGGTTCCGGAGTCAGACCCCTCCCAGTCCTACTCTTTCAAACTGGACCGGCACAAGAAACAGATCACAGTGCTGAATGTACCCACCTTCCCCCCTCAAAGACAGACCGCTGGCACTACAGTCTCCTCAAAGACCTTCACCTTTGATGCTGCCTTTGGCCACGATTCAACCCAG GCTGAAGTTTGTGAGAACAGCTTGTGTGAGGTGCTTCAGTGTGTGGTTGCTGGGGCGGATGGTTGCATCCTAAGCTTTGGTCAAACCAGTGTGG GAATGTCTTACACAATGATTGGCCATGATGGTTGTACTCAAAGCCTCGGAGTCATTCCATGTGCTATCTCTTGGCTTTTCAAGCTCATTAACAGGAAGAAAGACAAGACATGGGCAAGCATCTCCGTTTCCGTGTCAGCTGTAGAGGTCTGTGGGGAAAACAATGCCATCAGGGATTTACTCTCTGATGTTGACGCGGGCAACTGCAAGGAGACCTATAAGCCAGATGCTTTCCTCTTAGAGGACCCCGTCTGTGGCTTACAG TTCTGCGAGCACAGTGTGCTGGATGCTCCTACCCCAGAAAGAGCAGCTTTCCTATTAGATGCAGCTATTGCATCTCGCAGTGGGACGGTGGACAGTGGAGGGAGACCGCTTCACTGTTGTCACATGTTCTTCACCTTGTATGTTCGCCAACAGCACATAGGGAGCAGCACCAAGTCTGGGA TGAATGTGGATCAAAGCAAGCTGAGCCTGATCGATTTAGGGAGTTGTGTGGGAGAGAAGGGTGAAAGCAACTGTGGAGTCTGCCTTGCTGAGCTCGGAAACTTTATCACAGCCAATCTCAACAGACAAAAACATGTCCCTAATAG GGAAAGTAAATTAGCCATGGTCCTGCAAGACTCTCTGAGCAATGCTAACTGCTCCACAACAATTATTGCCCATATATCCACCTCGACTGAAGACCTCACAGAAAGCCTCTGTACGATGCAGACTGTGTCTCGAATGCGAAGGCAGAAAAAGAAGACAAGG AAATCTTCCTCAAGCTCGCCCGGGGGAAGAAGCTTAGGCAACGAGAGGAAAATTAATAATTCCACCAAGATGAGATTCCAGTCTACAGGAACACTGGATCACGATCTCACCTCTCCAGGTTTCTCTAGTGATCCAGCATTTTACCCTGGGAGTGACACATCTTGTGATACCATTATCTCTGTGGATCCTTCTGGCCTCCTAGATAAAGACATTACAAATAGAAGCAGAGAGGTTTTGCCTATTATTCCATCCTTACTCAGGAGCAAATTAGAGTCCAAGAAGCTCTCGTTGATGAAGTTTTGTGAAATCTCTCCACCAATTGCCAATCGCATGAAGCAGATATCTAAAGAAAAGGTTAAAGAAGAGTCAACCCCACCAATATTGCAAGATAAATCAGATTTTGAGTGTCTCAAGTGCAACACATTTGCAGAACTCCAGAATCGACTTGGAAACATAGACGGAACAGAGTTGGATCTATGCAATGATCAGCAAGTCATCACTATGAATAAACCACCTCACCTAAGCCAAATTCAAAAGAAATCTAAATCATTGGACATTCAGTCATTaagcaaaagggaatttgataGTACCAGACAAGGAAACTCATCAAAAACATTTGCCATCATTCACAAAAATGAGGAAATTCCAAGTACTTCCAATTCACAGATTATTCAGACATGTCCGCCACAGTTAGATATAGTCAAACCAAGTGATCCTATGCTATCTGGCCAATCTCCAAGCAAATCTAagcttaataataaaaaaatggacATGATGCCCACTGCACTATCTCTGAAATTGGAAGACCAAGGTCCGATAAGGTTATCGGATTTACCGATGCAACCTGAGACACGAATTTCTCCCGTTGGCAAGAGTTCTCCGAGATCTACCTCGTCCTCTTCTTTCTCATCATCCATATCTTCCAGCTTGAGCTCCCCACCGGCTGTTTCTGCCTCTTTGAATGGAGATGTTCTACATTGTACAGCAAAAAAACAGCGAGAGCTGAGGGCCACCATTACCGTGACCGTGCAGCAGCCGCTCGATCTTAATGGACACGATGAGCTTGTTTATACCGTGGTTGAGGAGGTAACAATAAATGGGGCCACCGAGCAAGGAAAGGCAAAAATATTAAGTATTCATGAGTCTCACTCTCTCCAGGCTTTAACACCAGGAAGTCAGTCCGTAAGGATCATCGGCAGCATAGGTGAAGAACAAACAGCAAGTTTTTATAGCACCTCTAATGCAAAAACTCCAGAGAACGAAGTCTCCATGGCCTCATCTGATGCAGCTGAACGGCACACAAAAATCAATCCGCATATTGACAAGGCAAGCAGCTTCATTGATTCAAAAGACCTGCCGCAGCATGATAGTTGGTCTGACGTGCCGCTGACAGAAGATGGGAAGGAGATACCTAAAGGAGCCAATACTAAACTTGACCCTCACTGTGAGGTCCTAAAGTGCAAACAAAATGCTTGTGAAATTACACCCGAGCATAGCTGGTTATGCCTAAACAAAAAGAAAGACATCAAGAATGTCCCACAAATGAACGCAGAACACAAGAACCCATGTAATCCAAGAGAAACTCTTGAGAAGAAACAATGTGCCAAGAAAGACGGACTTGTAGAAGGTAACAATGTGACATCGACCTACACAAATAGTCCCAACCTCAAAAGGAAAGAAACAAAAGAAGAGTCTGCAATAGCCAGAAGTGCAATGTTAAAGGCTACTGAAACTAAGACCAACACGAAATCTCATTTTGAAGAGAGCAGCAAGTTATTTAATGCAAAACTGAAAGCATTATCCGGCAGGAGTCAAACTTGGGATGAGAGTAATAGTAGGAGCTCAACAGGAAGCTTGAAAGGTAATTCTAGCTCACCAAGACTTAAAAGCAAGTTCCTTGAGGAGACTGCTTTTATCGATATGGCTCCTAAAGGCCTTTTAGATGAACAATACTTTCCAGCTCAACCCAGCCCACTTGGTTTTAAAGAAGACTTTGAGGACTTTGTAAGGACTCGAGCTAGTCAGAGTCTTGGTAGGGTTCCACAGTTCTTCCCCATGCATGATGCCAACGATGCATCCCGGCCATCCAAAAACGGTAACTCTAAGACAACGGCTGTTAATAAATTCATGCCCAGTTCAAAGATCCACAAGATGCCAAGCTTGTCCCCCAAACCCACTAGACACTCGATCAACAGGAGCTTAAGCTTTTCTCCTAACGGCACACCTGTCAACCAAAGCTCCTGGTCAACACGCTCCCTATCCCGAAGTCAGGATAACGGTGGTCTGAAGTCGCCCGGCGCAGTCCGGAAAGGAAGAGTTGAACTTTTAAGAAGCAGTAGAGACTCTCTTTCTGCTTTTAGTCAAGGTGAGTCGGATTTAGATGAAAGCGAGGAACTGGAGATGATGAAATCTCCCTTCGTTCACACGTTGCCGTCCCCGTACAGTCGGATAACAGCTCCACGGACACCATACCACTGCAGCGGCCATGCCAGCGATACCACCAGTGTTCTCAGTGGAGAGCTGCCTCCTGCCATGTGTAAAACCGCTTTACTCTATAACAGAAGCAGTATGGTCAGCAGTGGCTATGAAAGCATGCTAAGAGACAGTGAGGCTACAATTAGCAGCAGTTCAACGCACAACTCCATCAGCGATCAGAGCTGCTCACCCGGTGGTGCCAAAGGGCCGAGAAGTTCCAAGAAAAGAGCCAACATAG GGTCCAGTATAAGACGCCCATCTCAAGACAACCTCCAGTCGCTGAAGAGATCCTTCAGCGGGCCCAAAACGCACCGGATGGAACGAGGTGTTTCTGAATCGTATGAAATTAAAGTCTATGAGATTGATAATGTAGATGGCGTACAGAAGAGAGGTGGGGCAGGGAACAAG GGTATAGTCCTCTTTAGTGCAAAGCTGAAATTCCTGGAGCATCGACAGCAGAGAATAGCAGAGGTGAGGCTCAAGTATAATGCTCTAAAGAGGGAGCTGGAACATGCCAAGCATCATCTGATGGTGGACCCTGGAAAATGGAGTCGTGAAT TTGACTTATGGCAAACATTTGAGGTAGACTCCCTGGAGCACTTAGAGGCTTTGGAGATGGTCACTGAACGACTAGAGCGCCATGTTAACCTCTGTAAAGCACATGTCTTGATGGTCACCAGCTTTGATGTTACACCGAAGTGCAGACAAAAGTGGCACCATCGGCCTGCTGTAGATCATACAACATTTGCAGGAATATAG